The Ascaphus truei isolate aAscTru1 chromosome 11, aAscTru1.hap1, whole genome shotgun sequence genome includes a window with the following:
- the LOC142463632 gene encoding uncharacterized protein LOC142463632 isoform X1, with the protein MEPIANEGGLDRSNGSICKWMVVVPCYWVLVLLLLLSFPFCILGLLIVYAASVVYSKSLPSTQLVVGIFSRSSESCCEWLTEQLRSQVFRSLVKEARFCYISNNGGQKFREEVNRCDFAILYHTKNRGRINITDVTDSLYDEELQYLSHALGKNNVIVVVDDLDDSSSKERTRILQDQTSIGRLAQQLALFSKQEKASLAGNVHWQNQRSSVHEKLQQIIDVMSPGWDASSFCDYLMSMFRCLQNTVTYMVSYPPEIWQYITAPCHSMMERRHSLSEPLLV; encoded by the exons GTGGTGGTTCCGTGTTATTGGGTCTtggtcctgctgctgctgctctcctttCCTTTTTGTATCCTGGGGTTGCTGATTGTATATGCAGCATCAGTG GTCTACAGTAAATCCCTTCCAAGTACTCAACTGGTTGTTGGGATCTTCTCTCGTTCATCAGAGAGCTGCTGTGAATGGCTCACAGAGCAGCTGAGATCCCAAGTCTTCCGAAGCCTGGTAAAGGAGGCGAGGTTCTGCTACATATCCAACAACGGAGGCCAGAAATTCAGGGAGGAGGTGAACCGGTGCGATTTTGCTATCCTGTATCACACGAAAAATCGAGGGAGGATCAATATCACAGATGTAACGGACTCTCTGTATGACGAAGAGCTGCAATATCTATCTCATGCTTTAG GTAAGAACAATGTCATTGTGGTGGTTGACGACCTTGATGACAGTAGCTCTAAGGAGAGAACAAGGATCCTGCAAGATCAGACCAGCATTGGGAGACTGGCCCAGCAGCTGGCCCTCTTCAGCAAGCAGGAGAAGGCCTCCTTGGCTGGGAACGTACACTGGCAGAATCAGAGGAGCTCAGTGCACGAAAAGCTACAGCAGATCATTGATGTCATGAGCCCAG GCTGGGACGCGTCAAGCTTCTGTGACTATTTG ATGTCCATGTTTCGCTGTCTCCAAAACACTGTAACATATATGGTATCCTACCCTCCTGAGATCTGGCAATATATCACA GCACCTTGTCATTCCATGATGGAAAGGAGACACAGCCTCAGTgag CCATTGCTTGTCTAA
- the LOC142463632 gene encoding uncharacterized protein LOC142463632 isoform X2, whose protein sequence is MVVVPCYWVLVLLLLLSFPFCILGLLIVYAASVVYSKSLPSTQLVVGIFSRSSESCCEWLTEQLRSQVFRSLVKEARFCYISNNGGQKFREEVNRCDFAILYHTKNRGRINITDVTDSLYDEELQYLSHALGKNNVIVVVDDLDDSSSKERTRILQDQTSIGRLAQQLALFSKQEKASLAGNVHWQNQRSSVHEKLQQIIDVMSPGWDASSFCDYLMSMFRCLQNTVTYMVSYPPEIWQYITAPCHSMMERRHSLSEPLLV, encoded by the exons GTGGTGGTTCCGTGTTATTGGGTCTtggtcctgctgctgctgctctcctttCCTTTTTGTATCCTGGGGTTGCTGATTGTATATGCAGCATCAGTG GTCTACAGTAAATCCCTTCCAAGTACTCAACTGGTTGTTGGGATCTTCTCTCGTTCATCAGAGAGCTGCTGTGAATGGCTCACAGAGCAGCTGAGATCCCAAGTCTTCCGAAGCCTGGTAAAGGAGGCGAGGTTCTGCTACATATCCAACAACGGAGGCCAGAAATTCAGGGAGGAGGTGAACCGGTGCGATTTTGCTATCCTGTATCACACGAAAAATCGAGGGAGGATCAATATCACAGATGTAACGGACTCTCTGTATGACGAAGAGCTGCAATATCTATCTCATGCTTTAG GTAAGAACAATGTCATTGTGGTGGTTGACGACCTTGATGACAGTAGCTCTAAGGAGAGAACAAGGATCCTGCAAGATCAGACCAGCATTGGGAGACTGGCCCAGCAGCTGGCCCTCTTCAGCAAGCAGGAGAAGGCCTCCTTGGCTGGGAACGTACACTGGCAGAATCAGAGGAGCTCAGTGCACGAAAAGCTACAGCAGATCATTGATGTCATGAGCCCAG GCTGGGACGCGTCAAGCTTCTGTGACTATTTG ATGTCCATGTTTCGCTGTCTCCAAAACACTGTAACATATATGGTATCCTACCCTCCTGAGATCTGGCAATATATCACA GCACCTTGTCATTCCATGATGGAAAGGAGACACAGCCTCAGTgag CCATTGCTTGTCTAA